In Streptomyces sp. NBC_00483, a single window of DNA contains:
- a CDS encoding amino acid permease, translating to MTNRRSIGAVILFSMVIAAVFNFRNVVNNYVAIGTLAAPIFLIATILYFVPFTLVIAEMVSLNRSSESGVYQWVKSSLGGRWAFFTAFCYWFVNLFYFISLLPIVLVYAGYMILGHEWAIQPWLIAVLSVVIFFIATYVSTKGARWIGSVTSFGSTLMMVMALLFVVAGVGALLGGITPANDMSPGGMRLDPGSGITAWAFLGTLAWIIQGVGGAESIGVYLNDLKGGVRAFVRTIVVSGIAIGLLYSAGTWLMGVFVKKSSVSYSNGIFVTMQSAAGHFGLSGDLVVRGVGLIMLVATLGGLLIWTSAPVKIFFSEIPDKIFGKRVVALNDQGVPVVGAWIQFAVVVPLLFIPTLGAGSSIDDLLKIVTNMTAATALLPPALILVAYLVLRARFEGAVREFRFGSRAVGLGMSVFLLVVFAVAFVASTFPEGQALWLTLAYNVGGVVVFLGASLLWYERYVRRLRAMSPEEAAAELAPSAPVRSEENAQALREGEPEGLATSA from the coding sequence ATGACGAATCGCCGGTCGATCGGTGCGGTGATCCTGTTCAGCATGGTCATCGCGGCGGTCTTCAACTTCCGCAACGTGGTCAACAATTACGTCGCCATCGGGACGCTCGCCGCCCCGATCTTCCTGATCGCCACGATCCTCTACTTCGTGCCCTTCACCCTCGTCATCGCCGAGATGGTGAGTCTCAACCGCAGCTCGGAGTCCGGCGTCTACCAGTGGGTGAAGTCCTCGCTCGGCGGTCGCTGGGCGTTCTTCACGGCGTTCTGCTACTGGTTCGTGAACCTCTTCTACTTCATCTCGCTGCTGCCGATCGTGCTCGTGTACGCGGGCTACATGATCCTGGGCCACGAGTGGGCCATCCAGCCGTGGCTCATCGCCGTACTGTCCGTGGTGATCTTCTTCATCGCCACCTACGTGTCGACGAAGGGCGCCCGCTGGATCGGCAGCGTCACCTCGTTCGGGTCCACCCTGATGATGGTCATGGCGCTGCTGTTCGTCGTCGCGGGGGTGGGCGCGCTGCTCGGCGGCATCACTCCGGCCAATGACATGTCGCCCGGCGGGATGCGCCTCGACCCGGGCTCCGGGATCACCGCGTGGGCGTTCCTCGGCACCCTGGCGTGGATCATCCAGGGCGTCGGCGGCGCCGAGTCGATCGGCGTGTACCTGAACGACCTCAAGGGCGGCGTGCGCGCCTTCGTGCGCACCATCGTCGTGTCCGGCATCGCGATCGGCCTGCTCTACTCGGCCGGTACGTGGTTGATGGGCGTCTTCGTGAAGAAGAGCAGCGTCTCGTACAGCAACGGCATCTTCGTGACCATGCAGTCGGCGGCCGGACACTTCGGCCTGTCGGGCGACCTGGTGGTGCGCGGCGTCGGCCTCATCATGCTCGTCGCCACCCTGGGCGGCCTGCTGATCTGGACCTCCGCGCCGGTGAAGATCTTCTTCTCCGAGATCCCCGACAAGATCTTCGGCAAGCGTGTCGTGGCGCTCAACGACCAGGGAGTGCCCGTCGTCGGTGCCTGGATCCAGTTCGCGGTCGTCGTGCCGCTGCTGTTCATCCCGACGCTGGGCGCGGGCAGTTCGATCGACGACCTGCTGAAGATCGTCACCAATATGACGGCCGCCACGGCGCTGCTTCCGCCGGCCCTCATCCTGGTCGCCTACCTGGTGCTGCGGGCCCGCTTCGAGGGCGCGGTGCGAGAGTTCCGGTTCGGCTCCAGGGCCGTGGGCCTCGGTATGTCGGTCTTCCTCCTCGTGGTGTTCGCGGTCGCCTTCGTGGCCTCCACGTTCCCCGAGGGCCAGGCGCTGTGGCTGACGCTGGCCTACAACGTCGGCGGCGTCGTCGTCTTCCTCGGCGCCTCGCTCCTCTGGTACGAGCGCTACGTGCGCCGGTTGCGCGCGATGTCCCCGGAGGAGGCCGCGGCCGAACTCGCGCCGTCGGCCCCGGTCCGTTCCGAGGAGAACGCGCAGGCGCTGCGCGAGGGGGAACCGGAGGGCTTGGCGACCTCGGCGTAG
- a CDS encoding TerD family protein, whose protein sequence is MSVRVSTRGVRTSVGPRIARVSVGSGGSRISSGLGPLYASSSLSNGRRRSSTRRSPRSRTTAPSATALDRARRQAERAQQEAERDAAIAQLRELRQQTTSVHLQSFPEAHPPVLPEPPQLGLPWAMAEARTFHLQGVGRLARTQRAAARQQAEQDAPVYLSAEIARLHGIQRQLEAEAVQWWRALVANEEDTVCEAVNTAFSDNPAAGCAVGVDSTVMSVVMRQQDLDAMPTQTPAMTPAGRPTLKKLTKRDRVLWWLTAMGSNIVATLKEGFATAPGITAIDLAVLTRLPDTQRLGFVAYGRWTRQAVESTPWREPEDALRFLDIGQDVSCAVATTASGNLSSTIKPLDTTRVAGLQELLDHAQEESDTGESPLADLDITLGSVDPTSDQVPATDPFRIRSFTEWKRAASSAPLPEPAPEPAATVLVPGQTVPLPEDAWQGLNITFGFAGADADLTLFLTGAEGRVATDDDFVFYHQPAGADGAARLLGKQQDGPRTVERATLHLAALPPRVRRVAVAINMDVDTGLTCGSLTHTTLRIEDITGMAWSFQPPADPGIRAMVVAELYQHPVDGRTTWKLRAVGQGWANGLDGLARAHGVDVE, encoded by the coding sequence ATGAGCGTGCGGGTTTCGACGCGCGGTGTGAGGACCTCGGTCGGGCCGCGGATCGCGCGGGTCAGCGTCGGAAGCGGTGGTTCCCGGATCTCGTCCGGGCTCGGCCCTCTATACGCGTCGAGCTCACTCAGCAACGGCCGACGGCGGTCCAGCACGCGCCGCTCCCCGCGTTCGCGGACCACCGCGCCATCGGCGACCGCGCTGGACCGGGCGCGTCGGCAGGCGGAGCGAGCCCAGCAGGAAGCGGAACGCGACGCGGCGATCGCGCAGTTGCGCGAGCTGCGGCAGCAGACGACCAGCGTGCATCTGCAGTCGTTCCCCGAGGCCCATCCGCCCGTCCTCCCGGAACCGCCTCAGCTGGGTCTTCCGTGGGCGATGGCAGAGGCCCGCACCTTCCACCTCCAAGGTGTCGGCCGGCTGGCCCGCACGCAGCGGGCTGCCGCCCGGCAACAGGCGGAGCAGGACGCGCCCGTCTACCTGTCCGCAGAGATCGCTCGACTGCACGGGATTCAGCGGCAGTTGGAAGCCGAAGCGGTGCAGTGGTGGCGGGCTCTTGTCGCCAACGAGGAGGACACCGTCTGCGAGGCGGTGAACACTGCTTTCTCGGACAACCCGGCCGCTGGCTGCGCCGTCGGCGTGGACAGCACGGTCATGTCGGTCGTCATGCGGCAGCAAGATCTCGATGCGATGCCGACCCAGACTCCGGCGATGACTCCCGCCGGGCGCCCCACCTTGAAGAAGCTCACCAAACGGGACCGTGTCCTGTGGTGGCTGACCGCCATGGGCTCCAACATCGTCGCCACCCTCAAGGAGGGCTTCGCCACAGCGCCGGGCATCACGGCCATCGACCTCGCCGTGCTGACCCGCCTGCCCGACACCCAGCGACTCGGTTTTGTCGCCTACGGTCGCTGGACCCGGCAGGCGGTCGAGTCCACGCCCTGGCGTGAACCGGAGGACGCGCTGCGTTTCCTCGATATCGGTCAGGACGTCTCTTGCGCCGTGGCCACAACCGCGTCGGGCAATCTCTCCAGCACCATCAAGCCCCTGGACACGACCCGCGTCGCCGGACTCCAGGAACTGCTGGACCACGCCCAGGAAGAATCCGACACCGGCGAAAGCCCTCTCGCAGACCTCGACATCACCCTTGGTTCCGTCGACCCGACCAGCGATCAGGTTCCGGCCACCGACCCGTTCCGCATCAGGTCGTTCACCGAGTGGAAACGCGCGGCGTCGTCCGCACCACTGCCGGAACCGGCACCCGAGCCGGCCGCGACCGTACTCGTCCCCGGCCAGACCGTGCCGCTGCCCGAAGATGCCTGGCAGGGGCTGAACATCACGTTCGGTTTCGCCGGCGCGGACGCAGATCTGACCCTGTTCCTGACCGGCGCCGAGGGACGGGTTGCCACGGACGACGACTTCGTCTTCTACCACCAACCCGCCGGGGCCGATGGCGCCGCGCGACTGCTAGGCAAGCAGCAGGACGGACCCCGGACCGTGGAACGGGCCACCCTGCACCTGGCCGCGCTGCCGCCCCGGGTACGGCGCGTCGCCGTGGCCATCAATATGGACGTCGACACCGGACTGACCTGCGGCTCCCTCACGCACACGACCCTGCGCATCGAGGACATCACCGGGATGGCCTGGTCGTTCCAGCCACCCGCCGACCCCGGCATCCGCGCCATGGTCGTCGCCGAGCTGTACCAGCACCCCGTCGATGGTCGCACCACCTGGAAACTACGAGCCGTGGGCCAGGGCTGGGCGAATGGCCTCGACGGTCTCGCCCGTGCCCACGGGGTCGACGTCGAATAG
- a CDS encoding MFS transporter, which translates to MVTTGRTTGADAPPVQHEGVPHTIARRSVAAAAFGNAMEWYDFSVYAFFAGYIAHNFFRSGNATSALMSTFVVFGAGFVARPLGALVGGVYADRIGRKAALMMSIGAMGIGTLVIAVAPPVATIGVGAPILLLIGRLFQGFSTGSEIGGAASFLIESAPADRRSLYASWLQASMGISNLLSALVGFIITSVFPESALQDWAWRIPFVLGLLIIPVGVYIRRQLPETEAFTEQDSAAGDDGDQPGPLRILLTEHRDALGTALLVSMLWTISVYAFLIYLPTYYKLPEAGLGFTDQQTFLASLVGNVVVLVGCLAAGRLADRVGTRPLLVGSAVSMIILPTPCLMWLHAQPYLPVLLAVHMVLCATVAGFAGVVSSVLPRAFPVRVRSTGLSLSYNIAAVCFAGTTPLLMTWATADLTVYAPTIWVIIGSACCLAVLPSLYRQVRRVAEQEG; encoded by the coding sequence ATGGTGACAACGGGTCGAACGACCGGGGCCGATGCGCCCCCGGTGCAGCACGAGGGCGTCCCGCACACGATCGCCCGGAGATCGGTGGCCGCGGCCGCCTTCGGCAACGCGATGGAGTGGTACGACTTCTCCGTCTACGCCTTCTTCGCCGGCTACATCGCCCACAACTTCTTCCGCAGCGGCAACGCGACCTCCGCGCTGATGAGCACCTTCGTGGTCTTCGGCGCCGGGTTCGTGGCCCGGCCCCTCGGGGCGCTGGTCGGCGGTGTCTACGCGGACCGGATCGGCCGGAAGGCCGCCCTGATGATGTCCATCGGGGCGATGGGCATCGGCACGCTCGTCATCGCGGTGGCGCCGCCGGTCGCGACGATCGGCGTAGGGGCCCCGATCCTGCTGCTGATCGGACGGCTCTTCCAGGGCTTCTCCACCGGCAGCGAGATCGGTGGAGCCGCGTCGTTCCTGATCGAGAGCGCGCCCGCGGACCGCCGTTCGCTGTACGCGTCGTGGCTGCAGGCGTCGATGGGCATCTCCAACCTGCTCTCCGCTCTGGTGGGTTTCATCATCACCTCGGTCTTCCCGGAGTCGGCGCTGCAGGACTGGGCCTGGCGGATCCCCTTCGTGCTCGGCCTGCTGATCATTCCGGTCGGTGTGTACATCCGCCGGCAGCTGCCGGAGACCGAGGCGTTCACCGAGCAGGACTCGGCGGCCGGTGACGATGGCGATCAACCCGGGCCGCTGCGCATTCTCCTGACCGAGCACAGGGACGCGCTGGGCACCGCTCTCCTCGTCTCCATGCTGTGGACCATCAGCGTCTACGCCTTCCTCATCTACCTCCCGACGTACTACAAGCTGCCGGAGGCCGGTCTCGGCTTCACCGACCAACAGACGTTCCTCGCCTCACTCGTCGGCAACGTCGTCGTCCTCGTCGGCTGCCTGGCGGCCGGCCGCTTGGCCGACCGGGTGGGAACCCGACCGCTGCTGGTGGGCAGTGCGGTCTCGATGATCATCCTGCCCACACCGTGCCTGATGTGGCTGCACGCGCAGCCGTACCTGCCGGTGCTGTTGGCCGTCCACATGGTGCTCTGCGCCACCGTGGCGGGGTTCGCCGGCGTGGTCTCGTCCGTACTGCCCCGGGCGTTCCCGGTACGGGTGCGCTCCACCGGCCTGTCCCTCAGCTACAACATCGCCGCGGTCTGCTTCGCCGGCACCACCCCGCTCCTGATGACCTGGGCCACCGCCGACCTGACGGTCTACGCCCCCACGATCTGGGTCATCATCGGCTCCGCCTGCTGCCTGGCCGTCCTCCCCTCGCTCTACCGTCAGGTGCGGAGGGTGGCGGAACAGGAGGGGTAA
- a CDS encoding M20 family metallo-hydrolase yields MTVRIDLDRLAPEPERLSRRLDELAAFHDPDHAGWSREVFSDPYRASREWVRAQMIEAGLETTVDPAGNIIGRLPGKDTSAPALVTGSHTDTVRQGGRFDGIVGVIGGIEVAQRLRETGTRLERDLLVVDFLGEEANEFGISCLGSRSIAGILAPEHLERTDGTGLRLGDAMEGFGLSPGAALGSGWRARDVHGYVELHVEQGPLLERSGHGIGVVTAIAGIDRLLVHFAGQTGHAGTTPMPDRHDALVSAAAAVLTVERVGCGAPVHGVATLGSIDSAPRSMGVITDEARLWAEIRSVDGNWLRGAQKQIVDEIAAEAGQRGVGVDFEWLTDQDPVPTDALVQDMIAGAADGLGLDWKAVPSGAGHDAAHLARLGPMGMVFIPSVGGRSHCPEELTEVADIARGAHVLAATLVDLDHRDKPVSIQ; encoded by the coding sequence ATGACCGTCCGCATCGACCTGGACCGTCTCGCGCCGGAGCCGGAGCGCCTGAGCAGGCGACTCGACGAGCTCGCTGCCTTTCACGACCCCGACCACGCAGGCTGGAGCCGGGAGGTCTTCTCCGACCCCTATCGCGCCTCCCGGGAGTGGGTGCGCGCCCAGATGATCGAGGCCGGCCTCGAAACGACGGTCGACCCGGCGGGGAACATCATCGGCCGGCTCCCGGGCAAGGACACCTCCGCCCCGGCGCTGGTGACCGGTTCACACACGGACACCGTGCGGCAGGGCGGCCGCTTCGACGGCATCGTCGGAGTCATCGGCGGGATCGAGGTCGCCCAGCGCCTGCGAGAGACCGGCACCCGTCTCGAACGGGACCTGCTCGTCGTCGACTTCCTCGGAGAGGAGGCCAACGAGTTCGGCATCTCCTGCCTCGGCTCCCGCTCCATCGCCGGCATCCTCGCCCCGGAACACCTGGAGCGCACCGACGGAACCGGCCTCCGGCTCGGCGACGCCATGGAGGGCTTCGGACTCTCCCCGGGTGCCGCACTCGGCTCCGGCTGGCGGGCCCGGGACGTCCACGGATACGTCGAACTCCATGTGGAGCAGGGGCCGTTGCTGGAGCGCAGTGGGCACGGCATCGGCGTGGTCACCGCGATCGCCGGGATCGACCGCCTCCTTGTGCACTTCGCCGGGCAGACCGGGCACGCGGGCACCACGCCGATGCCAGACAGGCACGACGCCCTGGTGTCGGCGGCGGCCGCGGTCCTCACCGTCGAGCGGGTCGGCTGTGGCGCGCCGGTGCACGGCGTCGCCACTCTCGGCAGCATCGACTCCGCACCCCGCTCGATGGGGGTGATCACCGACGAGGCCAGGCTGTGGGCGGAGATCCGCAGTGTGGACGGGAACTGGCTGCGCGGCGCGCAGAAGCAGATCGTCGACGAGATCGCGGCGGAGGCCGGGCAGCGCGGTGTGGGCGTGGACTTCGAGTGGCTGACCGACCAGGACCCGGTACCCACCGACGCATTGGTGCAGGACATGATCGCCGGCGCGGCCGACGGGCTCGGCCTCGACTGGAAGGCGGTGCCCTCCGGTGCCGGCCACGACGCTGCCCACCTGGCTCGACTGGGCCCGATGGGCATGGTGTTCATCCCCTCCGTCGGCGGCCGAAGCCACTGCCCCGAGGAGCTGACCGAGGTGGCGGACATCGCACGCGGCGCGCATGTCCTCGCGGCCACCCTCGTCGACCTCGACCACCGCGACAAGCCGGTCTCGATCCAGTAG
- a CDS encoding dihydroorotase: protein MSDSEQACRTADTVVVGLVQTAAGSFERGRVFIKDGRIGAVVPDDATPGGAVVPDRASVIDVGESFVLPGAVDAHVHSYSHSGEGLLAATSAAAAGGVTTIVEMPFDGTGPVNRRERLEAKQEKLADEAVIDVALLGTLEPGGGWRRAGELVEGGVVGFKVSLFDTDPFRFPRIDDAELLDVASAVGEAGSTLCTHAENNEIIKALLADESNRASTDPRVHGRTRPPVSESLGVLTAMEIAADRGNALHLCHLSTGRSSDLVAWYQGQGVDVTFETCPHYLLLTEEDMVRQRGRLKINPPLRGSDDREAMWQSVIAGTASVISSDHAPWPAALKDHERILDNSSGTPGTETLVSTTLGACLRRYGAGKEFSRTVAALTENPADRYGMGGRKGRLAPGYDADVMVLTPSPDWRIETPSLHSNAGWSPYDGHVPGARVTLTLSRGDVVWDAGKGLVGAAGRGAQVRRD, encoded by the coding sequence ATGAGCGATTCCGAACAGGCATGCCGGACTGCCGACACGGTGGTCGTCGGCCTCGTACAGACGGCGGCGGGCTCCTTCGAGCGAGGACGGGTCTTCATCAAGGACGGCCGGATCGGCGCCGTCGTTCCCGACGATGCGACGCCGGGCGGTGCGGTCGTCCCGGACCGTGCGTCCGTGATCGATGTCGGTGAGTCCTTCGTCCTGCCCGGCGCGGTCGACGCCCATGTGCACTCCTACTCCCACTCCGGGGAAGGGTTGCTGGCCGCCACCTCCGCGGCGGCGGCCGGGGGTGTGACCACGATCGTCGAGATGCCGTTCGACGGTACGGGTCCGGTGAACCGCCGGGAGCGGCTCGAGGCGAAGCAGGAGAAGCTCGCCGACGAGGCCGTCATCGACGTGGCCCTGCTCGGGACGCTGGAGCCCGGTGGCGGTTGGCGGCGGGCGGGCGAGCTGGTCGAGGGCGGCGTGGTGGGCTTCAAGGTGTCGCTCTTCGACACCGACCCGTTCCGTTTTCCCCGGATCGACGACGCCGAGCTGCTCGATGTGGCGTCGGCGGTGGGCGAGGCCGGGTCGACGCTGTGCACGCACGCCGAGAACAACGAGATCATCAAGGCGCTGCTGGCCGACGAGTCGAATCGGGCCTCCACCGATCCGCGGGTGCACGGGCGTACCCGCCCGCCGGTCTCGGAGTCGCTCGGGGTGCTCACCGCGATGGAGATCGCCGCCGACCGCGGCAACGCGCTGCACCTGTGCCACCTCTCCACCGGGCGCTCCTCCGACCTGGTGGCCTGGTACCAGGGCCAGGGAGTCGACGTCACCTTCGAGACCTGCCCGCACTACCTGCTCCTCACGGAGGAGGACATGGTGCGCCAGCGCGGCCGACTGAAGATCAACCCGCCGCTGCGCGGCTCCGACGACCGCGAGGCCATGTGGCAGTCGGTGATCGCCGGCACGGCCTCGGTCATCTCCTCCGACCACGCTCCCTGGCCGGCCGCCCTCAAGGACCACGAGCGGATCCTCGACAACAGCTCCGGAACGCCGGGCACCGAGACGCTGGTCTCCACCACCCTCGGGGCCTGCCTGCGCCGCTACGGGGCGGGCAAGGAGTTCTCCCGCACCGTGGCGGCGCTCACCGAGAACCCGGCGGACCGCTATGGGATGGGCGGCCGCAAGGGGCGCCTCGCACCTGGTTACGATGCGGACGTCATGGTCCTCACTCCGTCTCCCGACTGGCGCATCGAGACGCCGTCGCTGCACTCCAACGCGGGGTGGAGCCCGTACGACGGGCATGTACCGGGGGCCCGGGTCACCCTGACACTCAGCCGCGGCGACGTCGTCTGGGACGCGGGCAAGGGACTGGTCGGCGCGGCCGGTCGAGGCGCCCAGGTACGCCGGGACTGA
- a CDS encoding 3-keto-5-aminohexanoate cleavage protein translates to MLQACLNGARSRAECSHLPVTPDELATAAREAVAAGAEDIHLHPKDRDGRDTLDAAAVAATVDSVRAAVPGVPVGVTTGAWATADPRARAAQVRAWTVLPDHASVNWHEDGATDVAAALLERGVGIEAGIYSGTGTAQPFLDWPQSHRVLRILAEITETTPQRAAHAAAGLLGELEPAAARILLQVTRQAYAFSGTPSSVPRRSRMVAAICRHSCAVRTPPLSTPGAGAATTPRPRPPLRPCPRPPCPRIPEAARQTAGGIFTSSQRGRPSCSAAGLGSSGDRGREGASRCVPGTRHRRAARVVRRTSVPRSAAPGACRRP, encoded by the coding sequence ATGCTGCAAGCATGTCTCAACGGCGCTCGAAGCCGCGCCGAGTGTTCCCATCTCCCGGTGACCCCGGACGAATTGGCGACAGCGGCCCGCGAGGCTGTCGCCGCCGGCGCCGAGGACATCCATCTGCACCCCAAGGACCGTGACGGCCGGGACACGCTGGACGCCGCCGCCGTCGCCGCCACGGTCGACTCGGTCCGGGCCGCGGTCCCGGGCGTCCCCGTCGGGGTCACCACCGGCGCGTGGGCCACGGCGGATCCTCGGGCCCGCGCCGCGCAGGTCCGGGCCTGGACCGTGCTGCCCGACCACGCGTCCGTCAACTGGCATGAGGACGGTGCCACTGATGTGGCCGCGGCCCTGCTGGAGCGGGGGGTCGGTATCGAGGCCGGCATCTACTCCGGTACTGGCACGGCACAGCCGTTCCTGGACTGGCCCCAATCCCACCGCGTCCTGCGCATCCTGGCCGAGATCACCGAGACCACCCCGCAGCGTGCGGCCCACGCCGCTGCCGGCCTGCTGGGCGAACTCGAACCAGCCGCTGCGCGGATCCTCTTACAAGTCACCCGCCAGGCGTATGCCTTCTCTGGGACACCGAGCTCCGTACCCCGCCGTTCACGGATGGTTGCGGCAATCTGCCGACACTCATGTGCCGTTCGGACACCCCCTCTTTCTACTCCCGGCGCCGGTGCAGCCACCACTCCGCGACCGCGGCCTCCACTCCGTCCTTGTCCTCGTCCGCCATGCCCCCGCATTCCGGAGGCGGCACGCCAGACGGCGGGCGGCATCTTCACGTCCTCACAGCGCGGTCGACCGTCATGTTCGGCTGCGGGACTGGGGAGTTCAGGGGATCGGGGGCGTGAAGGTGCCAGTCGGTGCGTCCCTGGAACGCGTCACCGGCGCGCAGCACGAGTTGTTCGTCGAACCAGCGTCCCGCGATCTGCAGCCCCAGGGGCATGCCGTCGTCCGTGA
- a CDS encoding Ig-like domain-containing protein has protein sequence MPRDPEHRQWQTWGSTQSPETAGSPYSHRPQRRLSRKTKAVAGLGAGIVALGVIGSLGDSSKGDDADPAAAPVAAESSTPAPTRTADKPTPAATHRSKVTPKPSWAPVPSDDWAGTDYQTATSIDVLENDDVAAAHHDADGPAPDAVLKSVAQPRNGTTTIKDGRVRYTPDHGFSGADTFTYRVKVDGRTASGTVHVSVHAKPTPTPTATPTPKAPPKRTPTPTPAAPTHSSDSADAPQAGINPGGFCGNTGAIGTYKGKIYTCAGGHWRK, from the coding sequence GTGCCCCGCGACCCCGAGCACCGCCAGTGGCAGACCTGGGGATCGACCCAGTCACCGGAAACGGCGGGCAGCCCCTACAGCCACCGCCCGCAACGACGTCTGAGCAGGAAGACCAAGGCCGTCGCGGGCCTCGGCGCAGGGATCGTGGCGCTGGGCGTCATCGGATCGTTGGGTGACTCGTCGAAGGGCGACGATGCCGACCCTGCCGCGGCCCCCGTTGCAGCCGAGTCGTCCACACCGGCCCCCACCCGCACGGCCGACAAGCCGACCCCTGCCGCCACCCACAGGTCCAAGGTGACGCCGAAGCCCAGCTGGGCGCCGGTACCGAGCGACGACTGGGCCGGAACAGACTACCAGACCGCGACATCGATCGACGTCCTCGAAAACGACGATGTCGCGGCAGCCCACCACGATGCGGATGGGCCCGCTCCCGACGCCGTTCTGAAGTCGGTCGCACAGCCGCGAAACGGAACGACGACGATCAAGGACGGCCGGGTCCGCTACACACCCGACCACGGCTTCAGCGGCGCCGACACCTTCACGTACCGGGTGAAGGTCGACGGCCGTACGGCGAGCGGCACCGTGCATGTCTCGGTCCACGCCAAACCCACGCCGACGCCGACCGCCACCCCCACACCGAAGGCCCCGCCGAAGCGGACGCCCACCCCGACTCCGGCTGCCCCCACGCACAGTTCGGACTCCGCCGACGCACCGCAGGCCGGTATCAATCCCGGCGGCTTCTGCGGGAACACCGGAGCCATCGGCACGTACAAGGGCAAGATCTACACCTGCGCCGGAGGGCACTGGCGCAAGTAG
- a CDS encoding IclR family transcriptional regulator has protein sequence MATDRGAGRMPGGLSSLDRGLRMLTFVQDRGQVDAAEISAGLDMPLSTVYRYVQRLKHSGFLVQVGDRLLPGERLTDRASDHPDHLVDVARPFLLRLREATGLTSALSVRVHSAALCLDSRRSGPGSVAFHPGEVHTLYSGASATPLLALAPAAVRRQVLEGRLHRYTATTPDVSGLRHELGLIRRQGYHVTRGWLTPGMSAVGVPVVVGGRCLCALSVVAAENRLADPAVALKALRSAAVELAARVPRDLPAAWIPPGPVPEGDARRAPHAE, from the coding sequence TTGGCCACAGACCGGGGTGCCGGGCGGATGCCGGGCGGGCTCAGCTCGCTCGACCGGGGGCTGCGGATGCTGACCTTCGTACAGGACCGGGGTCAGGTCGACGCCGCGGAGATCTCCGCGGGACTCGATATGCCGCTGTCGACCGTCTACCGGTACGTCCAACGCCTCAAGCACTCCGGGTTCCTGGTCCAGGTCGGCGACCGGCTGCTGCCGGGCGAACGGCTCACCGACCGGGCCTCGGACCACCCCGATCACCTGGTGGACGTCGCCCGGCCCTTTCTCCTCCGGCTCCGCGAGGCGACCGGACTGACCAGCGCGCTGTCGGTACGGGTGCACTCGGCGGCGCTGTGCCTGGACTCTCGGCGCAGCGGCCCCGGCAGCGTGGCCTTCCACCCCGGCGAGGTGCACACGCTGTATTCGGGAGCGAGCGCCACTCCGCTGCTTGCGCTGGCCCCGGCGGCCGTGCGCCGGCAGGTACTCGAAGGCCGGCTGCACCGGTACACCGCGACGACCCCCGACGTCTCCGGGCTGCGGCACGAACTGGGGCTGATCCGGCGTCAGGGATACCACGTCACCCGCGGCTGGCTCACTCCCGGCATGTCGGCGGTCGGGGTACCGGTGGTGGTCGGCGGTCGGTGCCTGTGCGCCCTGTCGGTGGTCGCCGCGGAGAACCGCCTCGCCGATCCCGCGGTCGCGTTGAAGGCGCTGCGCAGCGCTGCGGTAGAACTGGCGGCCCGGGTGCCGCGTGATCTCCCCGCCGCCTGGATCCCGCCCGGCCCCGTGCCCGAAGGCGACGCTCGCCGAGCACCGCACGCCGAGTAG